The proteins below are encoded in one region of Streptomyces marianii:
- a CDS encoding universal stress protein codes for MGARAGNDGDRNRAAGSDVTGSPEVIAGLDPRGQSRGAVSWAAEEAALRGLPLRLVVAVPWLADTRHVDAEPQRVSLRTQAGRILESAAAWAADEYALPDLVMEVYDGSPVAALTAGSRHAQSVVVGSRDLNRLEEVISTGSVVVPLTARAGCPVVVVREPSAGRSRRPRLVVGVDARSPSAAALGFAFGEAAVRGVALDAVFVSEPPVLPFTRRKRAGESQREMLAGTVTGWSERYPGVAVAEEVLSGDPVEELVRASTSAVAVVVGRSPRRAGAGLRIGRVVHGLLHRAGCPVIVVPPQ; via the coding sequence ATGGGCGCCCGAGCCGGGAACGACGGGGACAGGAACCGCGCGGCCGGAAGCGATGTGACCGGAAGCCCCGAGGTGATCGCCGGTCTGGACCCCCGGGGCCAGTCGCGCGGAGCGGTCTCCTGGGCGGCGGAGGAAGCCGCGCTCAGGGGCCTGCCGCTGAGACTCGTGGTGGCCGTGCCCTGGCTGGCGGACACCCGGCACGTCGACGCCGAACCGCAGCGCGTTTCCTTGCGCACGCAGGCCGGGCGGATACTCGAATCCGCCGCCGCTTGGGCCGCTGACGAGTACGCGCTCCCGGATCTGGTCATGGAGGTGTACGACGGAAGTCCGGTCGCCGCGCTGACCGCCGGATCCCGTCACGCGCAGTCGGTCGTGGTCGGCTCCCGGGACCTCAACCGCCTGGAGGAAGTGATCAGCACCGGTTCGGTCGTCGTGCCCCTCACCGCCCGGGCCGGGTGTCCCGTCGTCGTGGTACGCGAACCGTCGGCCGGGCGGTCCCGGCGGCCGCGCCTGGTGGTCGGAGTCGACGCCCGCTCTCCGTCCGCCGCCGCCCTCGGGTTCGCCTTCGGTGAGGCGGCCGTCCGCGGCGTCGCTCTCGACGCGGTCTTCGTGAGCGAGCCGCCCGTGCTGCCGTTCACTCGCCGGAAGCGGGCGGGAGAGAGTCAGCGCGAGATGCTCGCCGGGACCGTGACCGGCTGGTCGGAGAGGTATCCGGGCGTGGCGGTCGCCGAGGAGGTACTGAGCGGTGACCCGGTGGAGGAACTGGTGAGGGCTTCCACCTCGGCGGTCGCCGTCGTCGTGGGCCGGTCGCCCCGCCGGGCCGGCGCCGGGCTCAGAATCGGACGGGTGGTGCACGGGCTTCTGCACCGTGCGGGCTGCCCGGTC